The following are from one region of the Candidatus Acidulodesulfobacterium ferriphilum genome:
- a CDS encoding DUF721 domain-containing protein yields the protein MNANQQLNLKDILLKALRSKLNFSDYIALMLYENWGTICGAEIGKKTKPKAFNKDILTVSVDNPVLLFELGFNKEDLISKVNDYLFSLEKKKIFAEKRITVRDIRFINN from the coding sequence ATGAACGCAAATCAACAATTAAATTTAAAAGATATTCTTTTAAAAGCGCTAAGAAGCAAACTCAATTTTTCCGACTACATTGCCTTAATGTTATATGAAAATTGGGGAACTATCTGCGGCGCCGAAATAGGGAAAAAAACCAAACCAAAGGCGTTTAATAAAGATATTCTGACGGTTAGCGTCGATAACCCTGTTCTTTTGTTTGAACTCGGGTTTAATAAAGAAGACTTGATAAGCAAAGTCAACGACTATCTTTTTTCTTTGGAAAAGAAAAAAATATTTGCGGAAAAGCGCATAACCGTCAGAGATATCAGGTTTATCAATAACTGA
- a CDS encoding PAS domain-containing protein, whose translation MYHFLMDINTLIINNLNHSLILFDENLTLKFLNLPAQELTGYSDRFINNISLSDFFYNNRYIDERASEVIETGEGFIDFEYKFENKNRNRRTVILEISKIADEDKFYVIVSLKDITRFKEMDNNIKNEERLNDLSRFIAEMSHEIRNPLGGVKAAASYLKRKFDQASFDLQANIKDLNNFLEIIIKEVGRINNLIEDLLSLSKKHKTSSEKVNINKIVNEIILLEQEALTNKNVEIIKEFDPSLPKIYASENALKQVFLNTLKNGIEAVKPETKGIIKIITKLDYTRNSPKFLKIEFTDNGCGISKKDIKNLFVPFFTTKEKGSGLGLAISQKIIYEHNGFINIDSVKNHGTTVTVYLPIEKRKYS comes from the coding sequence ATGTATCATTTTCTTATGGATATAAACACTTTAATTATTAATAATTTAAACCACTCTTTAATCTTATTCGACGAAAACCTTACCTTAAAGTTTTTAAATTTGCCGGCGCAGGAACTTACGGGATATTCCGATAGATTTATAAACAATATAAGCCTGAGCGATTTTTTTTATAATAACAGGTATATAGACGAGCGTGCCTCCGAGGTTATAGAAACGGGAGAGGGTTTTATCGATTTTGAATATAAATTTGAAAATAAGAACCGCAACAGGCGCACGGTTATTTTAGAAATATCTAAAATTGCGGACGAAGATAAGTTTTATGTTATCGTTTCCTTGAAAGATATAACAAGATTTAAGGAAATGGACAATAACATCAAAAACGAAGAAAGGCTTAACGATTTATCGAGATTCATAGCGGAGATGTCGCATGAGATAAGAAATCCGCTTGGCGGCGTCAAGGCAGCTGCTTCTTACCTGAAAAGAAAATTTGATCAGGCATCGTTTGATTTGCAGGCGAACATCAAGGATTTAAATAATTTTTTGGAAATAATAATAAAAGAAGTCGGCAGAATAAACAACCTTATCGAAGACCTTCTGTCTTTATCGAAAAAACATAAGACAAGTAGCGAAAAGGTTAATATCAATAAGATTGTCAATGAAATAATACTGCTGGAGCAGGAAGCGTTGACAAATAAAAATGTGGAAATCATTAAAGAATTCGACCCGAGCCTTCCAAAAATTTATGCGTCCGAAAACGCTTTAAAGCAGGTTTTTTTGAATACTTTAAAAAATGGAATAGAGGCGGTAAAACCGGAAACTAAGGGTATAATAAAAATTATTACAAAGCTGGATTATACGAGAAACAGTCCAAAATTCTTAAAAATAGAATTTACGGATAATGGCTGCGGGATAAGCAAAAAGGATATTAAAAATCTATTCGTTCCGTTTTTTACGACAAAAGAAAAGGGGAGCGGACTCGGTCTTGCCATCAGCCAGAAGATAATTTACGAACATAACGGATTTATTAATATAGACTCCGTTAAAAATCACGGAACAACCGTAACCGTCTATCTTCCGATCGAGAAAAGAAAATATTCCTAA